In the genome of Raphanus sativus cultivar WK10039 chromosome 4, ASM80110v3, whole genome shotgun sequence, one region contains:
- the LOC108835115 gene encoding FBD-associated F-box protein At3g49020-like encodes MVIFRLVKFAIAFGVVEVEGINLLSATMEYESKTGGENLRNQDVMDMISELPRDLIIQILSSLSTKDVAATSVLSKSWRSLWKMVPNIKFVSGYHDKTESHRFSEIVCKSLLSCSSPVLESLYLVNIYESEASDDIEILIGVAFARPVRKLVLELLLNKDYDGNLIRILPSVFSSCNNTLEILELSSMVLLLDFLCQVSLRSLKKLRLVYVEFKDDKSICNLLCGCPILEDLVVHRRNNYDAETFTMAHVFFDYKYEGDLIRFTSVFCSCNNTLEILELSTMLLDFPCRVGLKSLKMLHLINVKFRDEESVCNILCGCPILEDLTVNQRGNYDAETFTIAVPSLQRLTIVDTFLGKVSGGYVINAPSLKYLNIKGVGAEWLGGIISSGEDYGFFLIENATELVEAKIIGVIIDIHVHNEDILASLTSVKRLSLDFSPLKIKCPTGITFYQLVSLELNTRKTEWSNLLARMLDNSPKLQILKLIYTGHEYNDRPIFPFRLAEEWKQRPKCVPECLLFHLVTFQWTNYPWELKEELEVAKYILKNARWLKKATFYTEPEDVETLEEKREILNELSSVASNSCHLVFESSSN; translated from the exons ATGGTCATATTCCGATTAGTAAAGTTTGCCATTGCGTTTGGTGTAGTGGAAGTTGAAGGCATAAATCTGTTATCAGCAACGATGGAATATGAaag CAAAACCGGTGGTGAAAATCTGAGAAACCAAGATGTGATGGACATGATCAGTGAGTTGCCTAGAGATTTGATTATACAGATACTATCTTCACTTTCAACAAAAGATGTCGCAGCGACGAGTGTTTTGTCCAAGAGTTGGAGATCTCTTTGGAAGATGGTGCCAAACATCAAGTTTGTTTCTGGTTATCACGACAAAACTGAAAGCCATAGATTTTCAGAGATTGTCTGCAAGTCTTTGCTTTCATGTAGCTCTCCGGTTCTAGAGAGTCTTTATTTGGTAAATATTTATGAATCTGAAGCTTCAGATGATATCGAAATATTGATTGGAGTTGCATTTGCACGCCCTGTGCGTAAATTAGTACTGGAGCTTCTTCTAAATAAAGACTATGACGGAAACTTGATTAGAATATTGCCGAGTGTTTTCTCTAGCTGTAATAACACACTGGAAATATTAGAACTCAGCAGTATGGTATTGCTTTTAGACTTCCTTTGTCAGGTCAGTTTAAGGTCCCTTAAAAAGCTGCGCCTTGTATATGTGGAATTCAAAGATGACAAATCTATTTGCAACCTTTTATGTGGCTGCCCTATTCTTGAAGATTTGGTTGTGCACCGAAGGAACAATTATGATGCAGAGACTTTCACTATGGCGCACGTGTTTTTCGATTATAAGTATGAGGGCGACTTGATTAGATTTACGAGTGTTTTCTGCAGCTGTAATAACACACTGGAAATATTGGAACTCAGTACTATGCTTTTAGACTTTCCTTGTCGGGTCGGTTTGAAGTCTCTTAAAATGCTGCACCTTATAAATGTGAAATTCAGAGACGAGGAATCTGTTTGCAACATTTTATGTGGCTGCCCTATTCTCGAAGATTTGACTGTGAACCAAAGGGGCAATTATGATGCAGAGACTTTCACTATTGCAGTGCCATCATTACAGAGACTAACCATAGTAGATACTTTCCTAGGAAAAGTTAGTGGAGGCTATGTGATAAACGCCCCTTCTTTGAAATACTTGAACATCAAAGGGGTGGGGGCTGAATGGTTAGGCGGAATCATCAGTTCAGGCGAGGATTATGGGTTTTTTCTGATTGAGAATGCGACAGAACTGGTGGAGGCTAAAATCATAGGCGTTATAATTGATATCCATGTACACAATGAGGATATTTTGGCTTCTCTAACTTCAGTCAAACGTCTTTCTTTAGACTTTTCACCCTTGAAG ATCAAGTGTCCTACTGGTATTACCTTCTATCAGCTGGTATCTTTGGAGCTGAATACACGTAAAACTGAGTGGTCGAATCTACTTGCGCGCATGCTCGATAATTCTCCTAAATTGCAAATCCTCAAGCTCATTTACACC GGACATGAGTATAACGATAGACCAATATTCCCTTTCCGATTGGCCGAGGAATGGAAGCAACGTCCAAAATGCGTACCGGAATGTTTGTTATTCCATCTTGTGACATTCCAGTGGACAAATTACCCATGGGAACTAAAAGAAGAGCTAGAAGTggcaaaatacattttaaagaatGCAAGATGGTTGAAGAAAGCAACTTTCTATACAGAACCGGAAGATGTCGAAACCTTGGAAGAGAAACGTGAGATACTAAACGAGTTGTCTAGTGTAGCTTCAAATTCATGTCACCTCGTCTTTGAATCATCATCCAACTAA
- the LOC108852592 gene encoding soluble inorganic pyrophosphatase 3, with product MSEETYEETMETSQSPRPAPKLNERILSTLSRRSVAAHPWHDLEIGPEAPLVFNVVVEITKGSKVKYELDKKTGLIKVDRILYSSVVYPHNYGFIPRTLCEDNDPLDVLVLMQEPVLPGCFLRARAIGLMPMIDQGEMDDKIIAVCADDPEYKHFTDIKQLAPHRLSEIRRFFEDYKKNEHKEVAVNDFLPSEKAHEAIQYSMDLYAEYILHTLRR from the exons ATGAGTGAAGAAACATATGAAGAAACGATGGAAACAAGTCAATCTCCTCGTCCTGCTCCAAAGCTGAACGAGAGGATCCTCTCAACTCTATCCAGGAGATCTGTAGCTGCGCATCCGTGGCACGACCTTGAGATCG GTCCTGAAGCTCCATTAGTCTTCAACGTG GTGGTTGAGATCACAAAGGGGAGCAAAGTGAAATATGAACTTGACAAAAAGACTGGTCTTATTAAG GTTGATCGAATCTTGTACTCATCGGTTGTTTATCCTCACAACTACGGATTCATCCCAAGGACATTGTGTGAAGACAACGATCCTCTTGATGTTCTTGTCCTCATGCAG GAACCAGTGCTTCCAGGATGTTTTCTTCGTGCTAGAGCCATTGGATTAATGCCCATGATTGATCAG GGAGAGATGGACGACAAGATCATAGCCGTATGTGCAGACGATCCAGAGTACAAACATTTCACCGACATCAAACAACTCGCTCCTCACCGCCTCTCAGAAATCCGCCGTTTCTTCGAAGACT ACAAGAAGAACGAGCACAAGGAGGTGGCTGTAAACGATTTCTTGCCATCGGAGAAGGCACATGAAGCAATCCAGTACTCCAT GGATCTGTACGCTGAGTATATTCTCCATACCTTGAGGAGATGA